AATAGAGCGTAATATTACACTTGAAGGTGCCTCTGGCATTCTCCGCAAATTTGGCTTGATAATAACAAAGTCAAAAGAACAACGTGTAGTCAAAATACTTAACTGGAAACGCACAGTCGGCGTCAACATAGTCATAAACCTCGACAAAGCATCAGAAGACGTCGGCTTCAAAAAACCCATCGTAATATCAGAAATTTTCAGCAGCCACGCAAAAGCCTACGCAAACCGAAAAGGCGTAATCCTTCTAACCAAACGTGAACTAAACACTTACTAGAACGAAGACGAACATTCGTCAACAAGAATTTTTTGTGGTAACAGGCTTCACACTTGCTTAAGAAACTACTCATTATGCAGCTTCACAGGATGGAGTCTTAGATCTATGTCTGCTCAGATGGGAGTAAATGTAAGTAGCAATATTGATGTCTATCTTCACTTGGCATAGAGAGACTTTGAAAAACTGCTGACTCCAATCCAATAAGTCATGAAGTCGAAGCAAAAAGATGATGAATAATGAGAGGACATGGGCGGTACAATTTTTACGGGTTCTCTCATAGGAACAAACGTGAAGCTTGATTTTGGCTACTAATTGATCGCTCACAAAAATTTTCTTACTATTTGCATATTGGAACTACAGTGACCTTTAAACCCAAAAGGCAAAGAATGGGAGACGTACGATCATGGTTTCTCTAGTTACAGGAGGATTGAAGAAAGAGGACATTAGCGTTAGTGAAACTATTCCTGACAACAGCGAAACGACTCGATTTAGCTTCAGAAGTATGTTTAAGGGGAACTTGGTCGTCTTGGGGGCAAGCAATATTGCGAGGGGTTTTGGCAGCGGACTGATAAGTGCCTACATGTCGCTCTATTTTGTCGGACTTGGCGGAAGTCCCCTGATGTTGGGTGTGATGATTGCATCATCATCAATCATCGGTGCTTTTATGTTTCTTTTTGGAGGGGTTGTAGCTGATTATTATGGTAGAAGGGCAATTGTTGTCACATCAGCATTCTATGCTGGGTTTTTTCCCTTGCTTTATGTCTTCACACTGAATTGGCGTCTATTTGTAGTTCTAAGCTTAGGTGCTGCTATTGGATCAATCTCGACTCCAGCTTCGCGAGCGCTAGTAGTTGATTCGATTTCTCCTGAAAGGCGAACCACTGGAATAGCGGTCTTGCAAGTTGTCTCTTCTCTTCCGGCAACGTTTTCCCCTTTGGTGGGGGGTTGGCTGATTCAGAATTATGGTTTGATTGATGGCTTCAAGCTAGCGTGTGTGTATACTGGAGCTACGGCGTTCATTTCAGCTTTTATCCTCCTTTTATTTTTGAGGGAAACGTTATGGTATAGACAGGACTCGGATATGGAAACTTCTCATCTTGGGAAGCTCAAAAATGTGATTAGGCTTAGAGGTCTGTTCCCAACGGGTCTTAAGGCGTTAATGCTCTCATACGCTCTAATAGCGTTTGCAAACGCAGCTGTAGGACCATACTACATTCTCTACGCATCTAGTATAATAGGGCTCACGCCATTACAGTGGGCTCCAATTGCCTGCATTCAATCCCTCTCAATAACACTGAAAATTCCGGGCGGATGGTTGAGCGACAAGTTTGGGAAAAGAAACGTAATGATATTCTCATTACTAGCTTGTGCGCCTTGTACAATATTGTTTTCGTTGGCACGGTCTTTCTTCCAAACCTTGGTTGTGGCAGTGCTCCTTATAATCACAGGAATCTATTATGCTCCAGCTCACGAAGCGTTGCAGGCTGATTTTACGCCCAGAAGAATGAGGGGGCGAATAACAGCTCTTTGGCAACTTAGTGGTGCAATTTTTTCAGCATTTGGGACACTTACAGGAGGCTTTCTATTTCAGGTTGACCCAACCACACCCTTCTACCTTTTTACAGCCGCTGAACTCGTATCAGCTGTCCTGTTGGTGAGTCTTGTAAGAGAACCCAAGCGAAGAGAAATCTAACATGCGAGAGCGTTTGTGCGACTATCAAAGTGGAATACGTCTGATTCGAATCCTCCCACAGTGGCGATATCACCATGGCGAGCGCAAATCAGCTAATAAACGAAGCTTTCGACAACATGTTCTTTGACAAAAGCGACATCATTGAACAGTATGGTTTGAAGCCTTATCTAGAAAAGATAGAAGGCTAGGCGGTTTTCCATCTATATCCCCTTCTTTTTTCTATGTGTCCAAGAAAATGCTTATAGTCTATGATTCGTTAAATCAAACCAAGAACTCGTCAAGCCGCCCCTCTGAC
The Candidatus Bathyarchaeota archaeon genome window above contains:
- a CDS encoding restriction endonuclease, whose translation is MTPATLNELTTKYFRKKGYKIERNITLEGASGILRKFGLIITKSKEQRVVKILNWKRTVGVNIVINLDKASEDVGFKKPIVISEIFSSHAKAYANRKGVILLTKRELNTY
- a CDS encoding MFS transporter, yielding MVSLVTGGLKKEDISVSETIPDNSETTRFSFRSMFKGNLVVLGASNIARGFGSGLISAYMSLYFVGLGGSPLMLGVMIASSSIIGAFMFLFGGVVADYYGRRAIVVTSAFYAGFFPLLYVFTLNWRLFVVLSLGAAIGSISTPASRALVVDSISPERRTTGIAVLQVVSSLPATFSPLVGGWLIQNYGLIDGFKLACVYTGATAFISAFILLLFLRETLWYRQDSDMETSHLGKLKNVIRLRGLFPTGLKALMLSYALIAFANAAVGPYYILYASSIIGLTPLQWAPIACIQSLSITLKIPGGWLSDKFGKRNVMIFSLLACAPCTILFSLARSFFQTLVVAVLLIITGIYYAPAHEALQADFTPRRMRGRITALWQLSGAIFSAFGTLTGGFLFQVDPTTPFYLFTAAELVSAVLLVSLVREPKRREI